Proteins encoded within one genomic window of Leptidea sinapis chromosome 7, ilLepSina1.1, whole genome shotgun sequence:
- the LOC126965280 gene encoding uncharacterized protein LOC126965280, protein MVGNENGTTEHDLKSDLHKINSIKSQNPCQVISRFTKEDSPHVERVKFEGLENQSIYSDEIDENKLPPIPDGGWGWVVVFSAFLVSACADGLAYSFGILHEEFTNYFDESQSKTSLIGSLFIAIPLISGPIMSALVDRYGCRIMTMIAGVLSAIGFLLASLCNSVEMLCLTMGLLSGFAMGILYVTSVVSVAFWFDKRRTLAVSLASCGIGFGTLIYSPLTNFFIELYDWRNTLVLLAGTILNMCVCGALMRDPDWLIIKEARERRQAKSRSRKSSSAGSVSSRSIGGESAFLSAEELNDLLKSGKSPEYILATLATSLAEAEQLEATTQMNVEQSRKRVHSAIQLPTFIQRHDEVPAEVIEKFITNKKLYNIILQNYPHLLIRRRSEVNLQLDTHVQNNEVPMKVTIIAKRTHTNHDANKTKRGDIKIEVNRNATGNDISVNKAKEEKLTIKEQVKGTEGKSIVNDHTNKMPEQTNWLSRQLYTDHHYLRDMPLYRNTIMYRGAMMNIPRYKLRASSLPDIYRNSSWSLNSYYSDDEMRWYERVLDILKSTYDKRMFMEFHFLVFNLGSLLLFVWSIIPYFFLKSYMTAMDIEGGAVMIGIIGIASGVGIVGLGWAGDQPWINVTKTYAICLVICGLSVGAYPLFITNFWALTIISSVFGVSYASSYSYTPAILMELMPIDYFTIAYGFILLSQGLGHLIGPPLGGLIFDLTGSWDLTFYVGGVWLILSGLSIGIIPYTKNRRIWGKGILLKDLEEAESNKNSV, encoded by the exons ATGGTTGGAAATGAGAATGGCACAACGGAGcatgatttgaaaagtgatttacataaaataaatagcaTCAAATCACAAAATCCTTGTCAAGTAATTTCTCGGTTCACTAAAGAAGATTCCCCTCACGTGGAAAGAGTAAAATTTGAAGGCTTAGAAAATCAGAGTATTTATTCAGATGAGATTGATGAAAACAAGCTGCCACCTATTCCTGACGGTGGTTGGGGATGGGTCGTTGTGTTTTCTGCCTTCTTGGTTTCCGCATGTGCTGATGGACTAGCATACTCGTTCGGAATATTGCATGaagaatttacaaattattttgatgAATCCCAGTCAAAAACATCATTAATTGGCAGTCTATTTATAGCGATACCATTAATATCTGGACCGATAATGAGCGCGTTAGTTGATCGATATGGCTGTAGAATTATGACTATGATAGCTGGCGTTTTATCTGCGATTGGTTTCTTATTAGCATCCCTTTGCAATTCTGTTGAAATGCTTTGTCTGACTATGGGATTGCTAAGTGGCTTTGCAATGGGAATCTTGTACGTTACCTCGGTTGTATCAGTTGCTTTCTGGTTTGATAAGCGAAGGACCTTAGCAGTGTCTCTAGCATCGTGTGGAATTGGGTTTGGTACATTGATATATTCACCCTTGACAAATTTCTTTATAGAACTATATGACTGGAGAAACACTTTAGTTTTATTAGCAGGCACTATATTAAATATGTGTGTATGTGGTGCTCTAATGAGAGATCCTGATTGGTTGATAATAAAGGAAGCAAGGGAAAGAAGACAAGCAAAGTCAAGGTCAAGGAAATCTTCAAGTGCTGGTTCCGTTTCCTCGAGATCTATTGGCGGAGAGTCGGCGTTTTTAAGCGCTGAAGAACTGAATGATTTATTGAAGAGTGGAAAGAGTCCTGaatatatacttgctactttGGCGACGTCATTAGCTGAAGCTGAGCAGTTAGAAGCAACAACACAGATGAACGTAGAACAATCACGTAAAAGGGTGCATTCAGCTATACAACTCCCCACTTTCATTCAGAGACATGATGAG GTACCTGCAGaagtaattgaaaaatttattacaaataaaaaactttacaacataatattacaaaattatcctCATTTACTTATAAGAAGACGATCTGAGGTCAATTTACAACTGGACACGCATGTCCAAAATAATGAAGTCCCCATGAAAGTAACAATAATAGCCAAACGAACCCATACAAATCATGATGCAAATAAAACCAAAAGAGGAGATATTAAGATAGAAGTCAATCGAAATGCTACAGGTAATGATATCAGTGTTAATAAAGCCAAAGAAGAAAAACTTACTATAAAAGAGCAAGTAAAAGGTACGGAAGGCAAAAGTATTGTGAACGACCACACGAACAAGATGCCAGAACAGACAAATTGGTTATCTAGGCAATTGTATACAGATCACCATTATTTGAGAGATATGCCGTTGTACCGGAACACCATAATGTACCGAGGAGCAATGATGAATATCCCTAGATATAAGCTGAGAGCATCGTCCTTGCCAGATATTTATAGAAATTCGTCGTGGTCTCTTAATTCTTATTATTCAGATGATGAAATG AGGTGGTATGAACGCGTATTGGACATCTTAAAATCAACATATGATAAGAGAATGTTCATGGAGTTCCACTTCCTCGTTTTCAACCTCGGCTCCCTCCTATTGTTCGTGTGGTCCATTATACCGTACTTTTTCTTGAAGTCCTATATGACCGCGATGGACATCGAAGGAGGAGCCGTGATGATCGGTATTATTGGGATTGCAAGCGGAGTCGGAATT GTTGGTCTTGGTTGGGCTGGAGATCAACCCTGGATAAACGTGACGAAGACATACGCCATCTGCCTTGTTATCTGCGGACTATCTGTGGGGGCTTATCCCCTCTTCATCACGAACTTCTGGGCTCTTACTATCATATCATCAGTATTCGGTGTCTCCTACGCGAGCTCTTACTCCTACACCCCTGCTATCCTCATGGAGCTCATGCCCATCGACTACTTCACAATAGCGTACGGATTCATATTGCTGAGTCAAGGACTTGGCCATCTAATCGGCCCACCCCTTGGTG GTCTCATCTTCGATCTCACTGGAAGTTGGGACCTAACATTCTACGTCGGAGGTGTTTGGCTCATCCTGTCAGGACTCAGTATTGGTATAATACCCTACACGAAAAACAGAAGAATCTGGGGTAAGGGTATTCTGCTTAAAGATCTAGAAGAGGCGGAAAGCAACAAGAATTCTGTTTGA